The following proteins are encoded in a genomic region of Methylobacterium tardum:
- a CDS encoding DEAD/DEAH box helicase, giving the protein MTRPAPSLRSHQRTLMALVAAMARGEAGHVRKILAAVTPGGGKSLLPVIAAHGLIKAGLVERVVWVVPRDSLRLQAEEAFADPLWRAAFGHALSVRAADNERDPARGTAGYITTYQAVAAAPALHLAEARAHRTLLVVDEVHHLPVPGRPGAEEASAEDAEAGAWSRAMLPVMEAAAFRLYLSGTLERADGRRILGLPYQPAAPGRGPELDLDAPGLAVIGYSRAQALAERAVLPVTFGAIDGEASWLEGGRIAGDSPRVGPHRLGAGSVRVTTRPALFTALRTGFARDLLSEAFHATKRLRARRRAERQLPPGEAVRGSASFWWWRRIRRARGPIWRPCEAGCRPGRGSVTSA; this is encoded by the coding sequence TTGACCCGTCCCGCCCCGTCCCTGCGGTCCCACCAGCGCACGCTGATGGCCTTGGTCGCGGCCATGGCGCGCGGGGAGGCGGGCCATGTCCGCAAGATCTTGGCTGCGGTGACGCCCGGCGGCGGCAAGTCGCTGCTGCCGGTGATCGCCGCGCATGGGCTCATCAAGGCCGGTCTCGTCGAGCGCGTGGTCTGGGTGGTGCCGCGGGATTCGCTGCGGCTGCAGGCCGAGGAGGCCTTCGCCGACCCGCTCTGGCGCGCTGCCTTCGGGCATGCCCTCTCCGTGCGCGCCGCCGACAACGAACGTGATCCGGCCCGGGGCACGGCCGGCTACATCACCACTTACCAGGCGGTCGCCGCCGCGCCGGCCCTTCATCTGGCGGAAGCGCGGGCGCACCGGACCCTTCTGGTCGTCGACGAGGTCCATCACCTGCCAGTTCCCGGCAGGCCGGGGGCGGAGGAGGCCTCAGCCGAGGACGCGGAAGCCGGGGCATGGTCCCGGGCGATGCTGCCCGTGATGGAGGCGGCCGCCTTTCGGCTCTACCTGTCGGGCACGCTCGAGCGGGCGGACGGCCGGCGCATCCTCGGCCTGCCCTACCAGCCCGCAGCGCCGGGTCGCGGGCCGGAACTCGACCTCGACGCGCCGGGCCTCGCGGTGATCGGCTATTCGCGCGCCCAGGCCCTCGCCGAGCGGGCCGTGCTGCCGGTGACCTTCGGGGCGATCGACGGCGAGGCGAGCTGGCTCGAGGGCGGCCGGATCGCCGGCGACAGCCCGCGGGTCGGACCACACCGGCTGGGCGCCGGCTCGGTGCGGGTCACCACGCGGCCGGCCCTGTTCACGGCCCTGCGCACCGGTTTCGCCCGCGATCTCCTGAGCGAGGCGTTCCACGCCACGAAGCGCCTGCGCGCCCGGCGCCGAGCGGAGCGGCAGCTTCCGCCCGGGGAGGCCGTGAGGGGCTCGGCAAGCTTCTGGTGGTGGCGCCGGATCAGGCGAGCGCGCGGGCCTATCTGGCGACCCTGCGAAGCTGGATGCCGGCCGGGCAGGGGGAGCGTGACGTCCGCCTAG
- a CDS encoding zinc ribbon domain-containing protein — translation MRSGVSLSERSFTLILWLVAVAFAVFLIGLGSLVVGDLPEVEHRYTLEQFLDPGKSQATAAALKEVRRERGDNQQQTDQAQLALDAARSASAAARETFANWLKTRDTTQRVDQDPDLVARTQQLDALKAAERTVEERLEALAQADLDLAQKQSALMAEDSEERAAAQQKLQAAESTQELRVFGYRLAVTLPLLVLAGWLLLKRRNTRNWPFVWGFALAAAFAFFVELVPYLPSYGGYVHYGVGVVVTLVAGRAAINALHAHRERQRIAEARPDEERRTEIATDQALLRLAKKVCPGCERPVDVASPNANFCPHCGIGLFERCPACDHRKSMFERFCSACGSRGGHAALGQA, via the coding sequence GTGAGATCAGGTGTCAGTCTGTCCGAGCGGTCCTTCACCCTCATCCTCTGGCTGGTGGCCGTCGCCTTCGCGGTTTTCCTGATCGGCCTCGGTTCCCTGGTGGTCGGCGACCTGCCGGAGGTCGAGCACCGCTATACACTTGAGCAATTCCTCGACCCCGGGAAGTCGCAGGCCACCGCGGCCGCCCTGAAGGAGGTCCGCCGTGAGCGCGGCGACAACCAGCAGCAGACGGATCAGGCCCAGCTCGCCCTCGACGCGGCGCGCTCGGCCTCCGCGGCTGCCCGCGAGACCTTCGCCAACTGGCTGAAGACCCGGGATACGACACAGCGTGTCGACCAGGATCCCGATCTGGTTGCCCGAACGCAGCAACTCGACGCCCTGAAGGCCGCCGAGCGGACGGTCGAGGAACGGCTGGAAGCCCTGGCTCAGGCGGATCTCGACCTCGCGCAGAAACAATCGGCGCTGATGGCCGAGGACAGCGAGGAGCGCGCGGCCGCCCAGCAGAAGCTCCAGGCCGCCGAGAGCACGCAGGAGCTGCGCGTCTTCGGCTACCGGCTCGCCGTGACCCTCCCGCTGTTGGTTCTGGCCGGATGGCTGCTCCTGAAACGGCGGAACACGCGCAATTGGCCGTTCGTGTGGGGGTTCGCGCTGGCGGCGGCCTTCGCGTTCTTCGTCGAGTTGGTGCCGTATCTGCCGAGCTACGGCGGCTACGTCCATTACGGCGTTGGGGTGGTGGTCACCCTTGTGGCCGGACGCGCGGCGATCAACGCCCTCCACGCCCATCGGGAGCGCCAGCGGATCGCGGAAGCGCGACCCGACGAGGAGCGACGGACCGAGATCGCCACCGATCAGGCCCTGCTCCGCCTCGCCAAGAAGGTCTGCCCGGGCTGCGAACGGCCCGTCGACGTCGCGAGCCCGAATGCGAATTTCTGCCCGCATTGCGGGATCGGCCTGTTCGAGCGGTGCCCCGCCTGCGACCATCGCAAGAGCATGTTCGAACGGTTCTGCTCCGCCTGCGGCAGCCGCGGCGGTCATGCCGCCCTGGGGCAGGCCTGA
- a CDS encoding polyamine ABC transporter substrate-binding protein, whose amino-acid sequence MAAVLLAALPFAQPVPAAEERVLNIYNWSDYIEPKVLEAFTRETGIKVVYDTYDNNEILETKLLAGRSGYDIVVPSGPYLQRLIRAGAFLPLDKSKLKNLGNLWPEVTSRLAAYDPGNTYAVDYMWGTTGIGYNVAAVRERLGANAAVNSWNLVLNPASANKLKECGIMMLDSPEDLIPSMLPAFGAKADSKRWDDMTLVTDALYKVRGSVRKFHSSEYIQALANGDICVAVGYSGDVMQAKRRADEAKNGTEIAYVVPKEGALMWFDTFAIPKDAAHPAEALAFIDYMMRPDVAAANTNFVAYASGNLAAKKFVKPEILSNPGIYPDEATMQRLSINTAWDDRTQRFVTRLWTRVRTGR is encoded by the coding sequence CTGGCGGCCGTCCTTCTGGCCGCCCTCCCCTTCGCGCAGCCGGTCCCGGCCGCCGAGGAGCGGGTCCTCAACATCTACAACTGGTCGGACTATATCGAGCCGAAGGTGCTCGAGGCCTTCACCCGCGAGACCGGCATCAAGGTCGTCTACGACACCTACGACAACAACGAGATCCTCGAGACCAAGCTGCTGGCCGGCCGCTCCGGCTACGACATCGTCGTGCCGTCCGGACCCTACCTGCAGCGGCTGATCCGGGCCGGCGCCTTCCTGCCGCTCGACAAGTCCAAGCTGAAGAACCTCGGCAATCTCTGGCCCGAGGTCACGAGCCGGCTGGCGGCCTACGATCCCGGCAACACCTACGCCGTCGACTACATGTGGGGCACCACCGGCATCGGCTACAACGTCGCCGCCGTGCGCGAGCGCCTGGGCGCCAACGCGGCGGTGAACTCTTGGAACCTCGTTCTCAATCCCGCTTCCGCCAACAAGCTGAAGGAGTGCGGAATCATGATGCTCGACAGCCCCGAGGATCTGATCCCGAGCATGCTGCCGGCCTTCGGGGCCAAGGCCGATTCCAAGCGCTGGGACGACATGACCCTGGTGACCGATGCCCTCTACAAGGTGCGCGGCTCCGTGCGGAAGTTCCACTCGTCGGAGTACATCCAGGCGCTGGCCAACGGCGATATCTGCGTGGCGGTGGGCTATTCGGGCGACGTGATGCAGGCCAAGCGCCGCGCCGACGAGGCCAAGAACGGGACGGAGATCGCCTACGTGGTGCCGAAGGAAGGCGCGCTGATGTGGTTCGACACCTTCGCGATCCCGAAGGATGCCGCCCACCCGGCCGAGGCACTGGCCTTCATCGACTACATGATGCGGCCCGACGTGGCCGCGGCCAACACCAACTTCGTGGCCTATGCCAGCGGCAATCTCGCGGCGAAGAAGTTCGTGAAGCCCGAGATCCTGAGCAATCCCGGCATCTACCCGGACGAGGCGACGATGCAGCGCCTCTCGATCAACACCGCCTGGGACGACCGCACCCAGCGATTCGTCACCCGTCTGTGGACTCGGGTCCGGACCGGGCGCTGA
- a CDS encoding RidA family protein, with product MDIQRIEPGKRMSQAVTFGNMVYLAGQVASDTVGTGVTIQTQQILSEIDRLLAAAGSDKERILSATVYLADIATFAEMNAAWDAWVSPENPPARATVEAKLAAPEYLAEIVVVAARSR from the coding sequence ATGGACATTCAGCGGATCGAGCCGGGCAAGCGGATGTCGCAGGCCGTGACCTTCGGCAACATGGTCTACCTCGCCGGCCAGGTCGCATCCGATACGGTCGGCACCGGGGTGACGATCCAGACGCAGCAGATCCTCTCGGAGATCGACCGGCTGCTGGCCGCAGCGGGCAGCGACAAGGAACGGATCCTCTCGGCCACCGTCTACCTCGCCGACATCGCGACCTTCGCGGAGATGAACGCGGCCTGGGATGCCTGGGTCTCCCCGGAGAACCCGCCGGCCCGCGCCACCGTCGAGGCCAAGCTCGCCGCGCCCGAGTATCTCGCCGAGATCGTGGTCGTGGCCGCGAGGAGCCGGTGA
- a CDS encoding GlsB/YeaQ/YmgE family stress response membrane protein gives MGILWTIIIGFLAGVIAKFLMPGPNEPAGFILTTILGIVGAFVATFLGQAVGWYGPNQGAGFIGAIVGAVVVLFIYGLIAGRRTTTY, from the coding sequence ATGGGTATCCTCTGGACCATCATCATCGGGTTCCTCGCCGGCGTCATCGCCAAGTTCCTCATGCCGGGCCCGAACGAGCCCGCCGGCTTCATCCTGACCACGATCCTCGGCATCGTCGGCGCCTTCGTGGCGACCTTCCTGGGCCAGGCCGTCGGCTGGTACGGACCGAATCAGGGCGCGGGCTTCATCGGTGCGATCGTGGGTGCCGTGGTCGTGCTGTTCATCTACGGCCTGATCGCCGGCCGCCGCACCACCACCTACTGA
- a CDS encoding YgaP-like transmembrane domain: MANDMMHDIFSGQPNLSTTERAVSVALGLGIAAAAAQPRPNKLLSLLALVVGVGLAVRGATGHCAVKAASEHF, encoded by the coding sequence ATGGCCAACGACATGATGCACGACATCTTCAGCGGGCAGCCGAACCTGTCGACGACGGAGCGCGCCGTCTCGGTGGCGCTCGGCCTCGGCATCGCCGCGGCCGCCGCGCAGCCCCGCCCCAACAAGCTCCTGAGCCTGCTGGCGCTCGTCGTCGGCGTCGGCCTCGCGGTGCGCGGCGCGACCGGCCACTGCGCCGTGAAAGCCGCGTCCGAGCATTTTTAA
- the rpsO gene encoding 30S ribosomal protein S15 → MSITAERKTALIKEHRKDAKDTGSPEVQVAILTERITNLTGHFKTHAKDNHSRRGLLKLVSQRRSLLDYVKRKDEARYRALIERLGIRR, encoded by the coding sequence ATGTCGATCACGGCAGAGCGCAAGACCGCGCTCATCAAGGAACACCGCAAGGACGCCAAGGACACCGGGTCCCCCGAGGTCCAGGTGGCGATCCTGACCGAGCGGATCACCAACCTCACCGGCCACTTCAAGACCCACGCCAAGGACAACCATTCCCGGCGCGGCCTCCTGAAGCTGGTCTCGCAGCGCCGCTCGCTGCTCGACTACGTCAAGCGCAAGGACGAGGCCCGCTACCGCGCCCTCATCGAGCGTCTCGGCATCCGCCGCTAA
- a CDS encoding amino acid permease, with protein MAESAVTTGVRAEPGQSRALARSLTAPGLIAIGLGATIGAGIFVLTGTAAAQYAGPALSLSFVIGAIACGFVGLCYAELAAMIPEPGSTYTYTRASLGRFPAWLVGWDLVLEFAVAAATVAVGWSGYAQSLAADFGLRLPASLAGAPGDGGLVNLPAVGIVLLLTALLMRATREASLVNGLLVGCKVAIILAFVGVGAAHLKPELWHPFVPDNAGLFGTYGWSGVFRGAAVVFFAFVGFETVATAAGECRAPQRDAPVGLIGSLLITTVLYVAMAAVLTGLVPYRDLDVADPVAKAVDTIGLSRFATVIKAGALIGLTTSALTALYGQGRIFFAMARDGFLPEAFCRVHPVTRAPVASQLVIGLFTAAVAGLVPIGILGEIVSIGTLLAFCLVCATVLILRRTEPDRPRPFRAPAAALTAGLGILSCLTLMASLPAETWIRLALWLVLGLAIYAGYGRRRARLS; from the coding sequence ATGGCCGAATCTGCGGTGACGACAGGCGTCCGTGCCGAGCCCGGGCAGAGCCGCGCACTCGCCCGGAGCCTCACGGCCCCCGGCCTCATCGCCATCGGGCTCGGCGCCACGATCGGCGCCGGCATCTTCGTGCTCACCGGGACCGCGGCGGCGCAATATGCCGGCCCGGCACTCAGCCTCTCCTTCGTCATCGGCGCGATCGCGTGCGGCTTCGTCGGCCTGTGCTACGCCGAACTGGCGGCCATGATCCCGGAGCCGGGCTCCACCTACACCTACACCCGCGCGAGCCTGGGGCGGTTTCCGGCCTGGTTGGTCGGGTGGGACCTCGTCCTCGAATTCGCCGTGGCGGCGGCGACGGTGGCGGTGGGCTGGTCGGGCTACGCGCAGTCGCTCGCGGCGGATTTCGGCCTGCGGCTCCCGGCGTCGCTCGCCGGAGCACCCGGGGATGGCGGCCTCGTGAACCTGCCGGCCGTGGGCATCGTCCTGCTGCTGACCGCGCTCCTGATGCGCGCCACCCGGGAGGCCTCCCTGGTGAACGGGCTCCTGGTCGGCTGCAAGGTGGCGATCATCCTGGCCTTCGTGGGCGTCGGCGCGGCCCATCTGAAGCCGGAGCTCTGGCACCCGTTCGTGCCGGACAATGCGGGGCTCTTCGGCACCTATGGCTGGAGCGGCGTGTTCCGCGGCGCCGCCGTGGTGTTCTTCGCCTTCGTGGGCTTCGAGACCGTGGCGACGGCCGCGGGCGAGTGCCGGGCGCCGCAGCGGGACGCGCCGGTCGGGCTGATCGGTTCGCTCCTGATCACCACGGTGCTGTACGTGGCGATGGCGGCCGTGCTCACCGGCCTCGTCCCGTACCGCGATCTCGACGTCGCCGACCCGGTGGCCAAGGCGGTCGACACGATCGGGCTGTCGCGCTTCGCGACGGTGATCAAGGCCGGCGCCCTGATCGGCCTGACCACCTCGGCGCTGACCGCGCTCTACGGGCAGGGCCGGATCTTCTTCGCCATGGCCCGCGACGGCTTCCTCCCGGAGGCCTTCTGCCGGGTCCATCCGGTGACGCGGGCGCCCGTGGCGAGCCAGCTGGTGATCGGCCTGTTCACGGCCGCGGTGGCGGGCCTCGTGCCGATCGGCATCCTGGGCGAGATCGTCAGCATCGGCACGCTCCTGGCGTTCTGCCTCGTCTGCGCCACGGTGCTGATCCTGCGCCGGACGGAGCCGGACCGGCCGCGCCCCTTCCGGGCGCCGGCGGCGGCGCTCACGGCCGGGCTCGGCATCCTGTCGTGCCTGACGCTGATGGCCTCGCTCCCGGCCGAGACCTGGATCCGCCTCGCGCTCTGGCTGGTGCTCGGCCTCGCGATCTATGCCGGCTACGGCCGGCGGCGCGCCCGGCTCAGCTGA
- a CDS encoding flagellar basal body rod C-terminal domain-containing protein: protein MPDTSALHSASDALAAGRQVQTGRIRTISENIANADSAPTEPGGAPYARKIAVFAPVVADSPRSPVGRIVRDSSDFRRRYDPSNGAADLRGYVRLPNVNAAAESADLQQVVRNYEANLNASATIDRLTQATINLIS from the coding sequence ATGCCGGATACCAGCGCCCTCCACTCGGCCTCTGACGCACTGGCGGCCGGCCGGCAGGTGCAGACCGGACGGATCCGCACGATCTCCGAGAACATCGCCAACGCCGATTCCGCTCCCACCGAACCGGGCGGGGCGCCCTATGCCCGCAAGATCGCGGTGTTCGCGCCCGTCGTGGCCGACAGCCCGCGCAGCCCGGTCGGCCGCATCGTGCGCGACAGCAGCGACTTCCGCCGGCGCTACGACCCGTCGAACGGCGCCGCCGACCTCAGGGGATATGTTCGCCTGCCTAACGTGAACGCGGCCGCGGAATCGGCCGACCTGCAGCAGGTGGTCCGGAACTACGAGGCCAATCTCAACGCCTCGGCCACGATCGACAGGCTGACCCAGGCGACGATCAACCTGATCAGCTGA
- a CDS encoding formyltransferase family protein: MARPRIALFVLEALPNARVVRRLVADYRADIAFVGLSNAERPSSGGLTGQIRRHLARSGAGILPYLAVNFGLPDLLRPLAPLTQAAAGSGDAPEATPLKTLCRRLGIPTLSIDDVNGPEVAQRLREAAPDLILTYHFDQILKPETIGLARLGGINGHPGLLPRHRGPVPTIHALAEGPGSFGMTLHRLAATIDTGAILAQEFVPLPPGTTATRAAVALHAHGRGLLDGLLDTIARTGAMPEGRTTAVLPYCPFPDRAMLASLRRRGLRLTDGQDLREALSLSGTVR; encoded by the coding sequence ATGGCGCGGCCCCGGATCGCGCTGTTCGTCCTGGAGGCGCTGCCGAACGCCCGCGTGGTCCGCCGGCTCGTCGCCGATTACCGGGCCGACATCGCCTTCGTGGGCCTCTCCAACGCCGAACGGCCGTCGAGCGGCGGCCTGACGGGCCAGATCCGGCGGCACCTCGCGCGTTCGGGCGCCGGCATCCTGCCCTACCTGGCGGTCAATTTCGGCCTGCCGGACCTGCTGCGGCCCCTGGCGCCGCTGACCCAGGCGGCGGCCGGAAGCGGTGACGCGCCGGAAGCGACACCCCTCAAGACCCTGTGCCGGCGCCTCGGCATCCCGACTCTGTCGATCGACGACGTCAACGGTCCCGAGGTCGCGCAACGGCTGCGCGAGGCGGCGCCGGACCTGATCCTGACCTACCATTTCGACCAGATCCTGAAGCCGGAGACGATCGGGCTGGCGCGGCTCGGGGGCATCAACGGCCATCCCGGCCTGCTGCCCCGTCACCGCGGCCCGGTGCCGACGATCCACGCCCTGGCCGAGGGCCCCGGCAGCTTCGGCATGACGCTGCACCGGCTGGCCGCCACGATCGACACCGGGGCGATCCTCGCCCAGGAATTCGTGCCCCTGCCCCCCGGCACCACCGCAACCCGGGCCGCCGTGGCGCTGCACGCCCACGGGCGCGGCCTGCTGGATGGGCTGCTCGATACGATTGCCCGGACCGGCGCGATGCCCGAGGGCCGGACCACCGCGGTGCTGCCCTACTGCCCGTTCCCGGACCGGGCGATGCTAGCATCCCTGCGCCGCCGGGGCCTGCGGCTGACCGACGGTCAGGATCTCCGGGAGGCGTTGAGCCTCTCCGGGACGGTGAGGTGA
- a CDS encoding SDR family NAD(P)-dependent oxidoreductase has protein sequence MPRILITGASSGIGAALARHYAQPGVSLILVGRNAERLEIVARDCRASGATVDAARLDTRDRAAAVALVRRSDAEAPLDLVIANAAVNGGNQEGQVEAEDVAFETADINYTGSLNVVLPSLTLMLERGRGQIVLLSSLAAYAPLQDAPAYSGAKAALVAHGLALRQKVGPRGVKVNVVTPGYVKTPMGGELKGWRPLEISAEEAAVRIAKGIAANRDVIAFPFILAALARTVLLLPENVRKAGLYAFRFQRRKRR, from the coding sequence ATGCCCCGCATTCTGATCACCGGCGCGTCGAGCGGCATCGGCGCTGCGCTGGCGCGCCACTACGCGCAACCCGGCGTCAGCCTCATCCTCGTCGGCCGCAATGCCGAGCGCCTGGAGATTGTGGCCCGCGACTGCCGCGCCAGCGGCGCCACGGTCGATGCCGCCCGCCTCGACACCCGCGACCGGGCCGCTGCTGTGGCGCTCGTGCGCCGGTCGGACGCGGAGGCGCCCCTCGACCTCGTCATCGCCAATGCCGCGGTGAACGGCGGCAACCAGGAGGGGCAGGTCGAGGCCGAGGACGTGGCCTTCGAGACCGCCGACATCAACTACACCGGCTCGCTCAACGTCGTGCTGCCCAGCCTGACGCTGATGCTCGAGCGCGGACGCGGCCAGATCGTCCTGCTGTCGTCGCTGGCCGCCTATGCGCCGCTGCAGGACGCGCCGGCCTATAGCGGCGCCAAAGCGGCCCTCGTTGCCCACGGTCTGGCGCTTCGGCAGAAGGTCGGGCCCCGGGGCGTGAAGGTCAACGTCGTGACGCCGGGCTACGTGAAGACCCCGATGGGCGGTGAGCTGAAGGGCTGGCGGCCGCTGGAAATCAGCGCCGAGGAAGCTGCCGTGCGCATCGCCAAGGGCATCGCGGCCAACCGCGACGTGATCGCGTTCCCGTTCATCCTCGCGGCCCTCGCCCGCACCGTGCTGCTCCTGCCGGAGAATGTCCGCAAGGCCGGGCTCTACGCCTTCCGGTTCCAGCGGCGGAAGCGCCGCTGA
- a CDS encoding capsule biosynthesis protein — protein sequence MQQPAPDALRDRPATFLFLQGIATPFFSDLGKALRARGHQVRRINLCPGDWLFWSGEADNYRGRREAWGEYLESYLDRESVTDIVLFGDCRPFHKAARMIAEYRGLRVHVFEEGYIRPNWITCELGGVNGFSSLPRTADEVRALARRLPQPGRAMPSTGDMARRSVWDVGYNLANVLFPYLFPHFRSHRPTHIAAEYAGWIKKFTRRAHTRREAARCDEIYRAVGCDYFLLPLQLDSDYQIRVHSPFLGVEGFMDRVIKSFADASAAPTRLLVKLHPLDSGLINWRKFARASARRHGVSDRLDFIDGGDLPALIKGARGVVIVNSTVGMLSLEMGCPTHAVGSAIYNMAGLTHQGDLDGFWKSPTAPDMGLMADFRRVVLHRTQVNGGFFSKEAIDRAVAGSVPRMEAALPDSMLAAARAIREAAERDGELAPVY from the coding sequence ATGCAACAGCCCGCCCCCGACGCCCTCCGTGACCGCCCTGCGACCTTCCTCTTCCTCCAGGGCATCGCCACGCCGTTCTTCTCCGATCTCGGAAAGGCGCTGCGCGCGCGGGGGCATCAGGTCCGGCGCATCAATCTCTGCCCCGGCGACTGGCTGTTCTGGAGCGGCGAGGCGGACAATTACCGCGGCCGCCGCGAGGCCTGGGGCGAGTATCTCGAATCCTATCTCGACCGCGAGAGCGTCACCGATATCGTGCTGTTCGGGGATTGCCGGCCGTTCCACAAGGCCGCCCGGATGATCGCCGAGTATCGCGGCCTGCGGGTGCACGTGTTCGAGGAGGGCTACATCCGCCCGAACTGGATCACCTGCGAACTGGGCGGCGTGAACGGCTTCTCGTCGCTTCCGCGGACGGCCGACGAGGTCCGGGCCCTGGCGCGGCGCCTGCCGCAGCCCGGCCGGGCGATGCCCTCCACGGGCGACATGGCCCGGCGCAGCGTCTGGGACGTCGGCTACAACCTCGCCAACGTCCTGTTCCCCTACCTCTTCCCGCATTTCCGCAGCCACCGGCCGACCCATATCGCGGCCGAATATGCGGGCTGGATCAAGAAGTTCACCCGCCGAGCCCATACCCGTCGCGAGGCCGCGCGCTGCGACGAGATCTACCGTGCCGTCGGCTGCGACTACTTCCTGCTGCCGCTCCAACTCGACAGCGACTACCAGATCCGGGTCCACTCGCCGTTCCTCGGCGTCGAGGGCTTCATGGACCGGGTGATCAAGTCCTTCGCGGACGCCTCTGCGGCGCCGACGCGTCTGCTGGTGAAGCTGCACCCGCTCGACAGCGGCCTGATCAACTGGCGCAAGTTCGCCCGCGCCTCGGCTCGCCGCCACGGTGTCAGCGACCGGCTCGACTTCATCGACGGCGGCGACCTTCCGGCCCTGATCAAGGGCGCGCGCGGCGTGGTCATCGTCAACTCGACAGTGGGCATGCTGTCGCTGGAGATGGGCTGCCCAACCCATGCGGTCGGCAGCGCGATCTACAACATGGCCGGCCTGACCCATCAGGGTGACCTCGACGGCTTCTGGAAGAGCCCGACGGCGCCCGATATGGGCCTGATGGCCGATTTCCGCCGCGTCGTGCTTCATCGGACCCAGGTCAACGGCGGCTTCTTCTCCAAGGAAGCCATCGACCGGGCCGTGGCCGGCTCGGTGCCACGGATGGAGGCGGCGCTTCCCGATTCGATGCTGGCGGCGGCGCGGGCGATCCGCGAAGCGGCCGAGCGGGACGGCGAACTCGCCCCGGTTTACTGA